From Danio rerio strain Tuebingen ecotype United States chromosome 7, GRCz12tu, whole genome shotgun sequence, the proteins below share one genomic window:
- the dnajb6b gene encoding dnaJ homolog subfamily B member 6b isoform X2 yields the protein MEEDYYHILGVTKSASPDDIKKAYRKLALKWHPDKNPNDKEEAEKRFKEISEAYEVLSDENKRRDYDRYGKQGLSNRGGHYDDEYMGGFTFRNPEDVFREFFGGHDPFADFFADDPFEGFFGGRRHRGMSRSRTAGPFFPGFSPFGPSFSGFDTGFSPFGPMGGGSFSSFSSSPFGGGGGMRNFTSISTSTKFINGKRITTKRIVENGQERVEVEEDGQLKSLTVNGFFDTRRKKLSLKESDTKKKRTPRLTPRIGVWF from the exons ATGGAGGAGGATTATTACCACATCCTTGGTGTCACGAAAAGCGCATCTCCTGACGATATAAAGAAAGC GTACAGAAAACTTGCACTAAAATGGCATCCAGACAAAAACCCCAATGACAAAGAGGAGGCGGAGAAAAGGTTCAAAGAAATCTCAGAAGCATATGAAGTCCTGTCAGATG AAAACAAACGGAGAGATTATGATAGATATGGTAAACAAGGCCTCTCTAATAGAG GTGGCCATTACGATGATGAATATATGGGTGGATTCACATTCCGTAACCCAGAAGACGTCTTCAGGGAATTTTTTGGAGGTCATGATCCATTTGCAGATTTCTTTG ctgatGACCCATTTGAAGGTTTTTTTGGTGGGCGCCGTCACAGAGGTATGAGCAGGAGCAGGACAGCAGGTCCATTCTTTCCTGGATTTTCTCCATTTGGTCCATCCTTTTCTGGATTTGACACAG GGTTTTCTCCGTTCGGCCCAATGGGTGGAGGAAGCttcagctcattttcatcgtctcCATTTGGTGGTGGAGGTGGGATGAGAAACTTCACCTCCATTTCCACATCCACCAAATTCATCAACGGAAAGAGGATCACCACTAAACG TATTGTAGAGAACGGTCAAGAGAGAGTGGAGGTAGAGGAGGACGGTCAGCTCAAATCTCTCACAGTCAACG ggTTTTTTGACACCAGGAGAAAGAAGCTATCGCTGAAGGAGTCAGACACCAAAAAGAAGCGGACACCAAGACTCACTCCCCGGATTGGGGTGTGGTtctaa
- the dnajb6b gene encoding dnaJ homolog subfamily B member 6b isoform X3: protein MEEDYYHILGVTKSASPDDIKKAYRKLALKWHPDKNPNDKEEAEKRFKEISEAYEVLSDENKRRDYDRYGKQGLSNRGGHYDDEYMGGFTFRNPEDVFREFFGGHDPFADFFADDPFEGFFGGRRHRGMSRSRTAGPFFPGFSPFGPSFSGFDTGFSPFGPMGGGSFSSFSSSPFGGGGGMRNFTSISTSTKFINGKRITTKRIVENGQERVEVEEDGQLKSLTVNG from the exons ATGGAGGAGGATTATTACCACATCCTTGGTGTCACGAAAAGCGCATCTCCTGACGATATAAAGAAAGC GTACAGAAAACTTGCACTAAAATGGCATCCAGACAAAAACCCCAATGACAAAGAGGAGGCGGAGAAAAGGTTCAAAGAAATCTCAGAAGCATATGAAGTCCTGTCAGATG AAAACAAACGGAGAGATTATGATAGATATGGTAAACAAGGCCTCTCTAATAGAG GTGGCCATTACGATGATGAATATATGGGTGGATTCACATTCCGTAACCCAGAAGACGTCTTCAGGGAATTTTTTGGAGGTCATGATCCATTTGCAGATTTCTTTG ctgatGACCCATTTGAAGGTTTTTTTGGTGGGCGCCGTCACAGAGGTATGAGCAGGAGCAGGACAGCAGGTCCATTCTTTCCTGGATTTTCTCCATTTGGTCCATCCTTTTCTGGATTTGACACAG GGTTTTCTCCGTTCGGCCCAATGGGTGGAGGAAGCttcagctcattttcatcgtctcCATTTGGTGGTGGAGGTGGGATGAGAAACTTCACCTCCATTTCCACATCCACCAAATTCATCAACGGAAAGAGGATCACCACTAAACG TATTGTAGAGAACGGTCAAGAGAGAGTGGAGGTAGAGGAGGACGGTCAGCTCAAATCTCTCACAGTCAACG GCTGA
- the dnajb6b gene encoding dnaJ homolog subfamily B member 6b isoform X1, whose protein sequence is MEEDYYHILGVTKSASPDDIKKAYRKLALKWHPDKNPNDKEEAEKRFKEISEAYEVLSDENKRRDYDRYGKQGLSNRGGHYDDEYMGGFTFRNPEDVFREFFGGHDPFADFFADDPFEGFFGGRRHRGMSRSRTAGPFFPGFSPFGPSFSGFDTGFSPFGPMGGGSFSSFSSSPFGGGGGMRNFTSISTSTKFINGKRITTKRIVENGQERVEVEEDGQLKSLTVNAISDDSEERRRQNTLCGPAPHNRYLRNVAQNPSEKEEVEEEDRGLQNLGIAKGFFDTRRKKLSLKESDTKKKRTPRLTPRIGVWF, encoded by the exons ATGGAGGAGGATTATTACCACATCCTTGGTGTCACGAAAAGCGCATCTCCTGACGATATAAAGAAAGC GTACAGAAAACTTGCACTAAAATGGCATCCAGACAAAAACCCCAATGACAAAGAGGAGGCGGAGAAAAGGTTCAAAGAAATCTCAGAAGCATATGAAGTCCTGTCAGATG AAAACAAACGGAGAGATTATGATAGATATGGTAAACAAGGCCTCTCTAATAGAG GTGGCCATTACGATGATGAATATATGGGTGGATTCACATTCCGTAACCCAGAAGACGTCTTCAGGGAATTTTTTGGAGGTCATGATCCATTTGCAGATTTCTTTG ctgatGACCCATTTGAAGGTTTTTTTGGTGGGCGCCGTCACAGAGGTATGAGCAGGAGCAGGACAGCAGGTCCATTCTTTCCTGGATTTTCTCCATTTGGTCCATCCTTTTCTGGATTTGACACAG GGTTTTCTCCGTTCGGCCCAATGGGTGGAGGAAGCttcagctcattttcatcgtctcCATTTGGTGGTGGAGGTGGGATGAGAAACTTCACCTCCATTTCCACATCCACCAAATTCATCAACGGAAAGAGGATCACCACTAAACG TATTGTAGAGAACGGTCAAGAGAGAGTGGAGGTAGAGGAGGACGGTCAGCTCAAATCTCTCACAGTCAACG CTATTTCTGATGACTCTGAGGAAAGACGGAGACAGAACACTCTCTGTGGTCCTGCCCCGCACAACCGATACCTCCGAAACGTGGCCCAGAACCCTTCAGaaaaggaggaggtggaggaggaggatagaggccTGCAGAATCTGGGAATTGCCAAAG ggTTTTTTGACACCAGGAGAAAGAAGCTATCGCTGAAGGAGTCAGACACCAAAAAGAAGCGGACACCAAGACTCACTCCCCGGATTGGGGTGTGGTtctaa
- the dnajb6b gene encoding dnaJ homolog subfamily B member 6b (The RefSeq protein has 1 substitution compared to this genomic sequence), producing MEEDYYHILGVTKSASPDDIKKAYRKLALKWHPDKNPNDKEEAEKRFKEISEAYEVLSDENKRRDYDRYGKQGLSNRGGHYDDEYMGGFTFRNPEDVFREFFGGHDPFADFFADDPFEGFFGGHRHRGMSRSRTAGPFFPGFSPFGPSFSGFDTGFSPFGPMGGGSFSSFSSSPFGGGGGMRNFTSISTSTKFINGKRITTKRIVENGQERVEVEEDGQLKSLTVNGKEQLLRLDSK from the exons ATGGAGGAGGATTATTACCACATCCTTGGTGTCACGAAAAGCGCATCTCCTGACGATATAAAGAAAGC GTACAGAAAACTTGCACTAAAATGGCATCCAGACAAAAACCCCAATGACAAAGAGGAGGCGGAGAAAAGGTTCAAAGAAATCTCAGAAGCATATGAAGTCCTGTCAGATG AAAACAAACGGAGAGATTATGATAGATATGGTAAACAAGGCCTCTCTAATAGAG GTGGCCATTACGATGATGAATATATGGGTGGATTCACATTCCGTAACCCAGAAGACGTCTTCAGGGAATTTTTTGGAGGTCATGATCCATTTGCAGATTTCTTTG ctgatGACCCATTTGAAGGTTTTTTTGGTGGGCGCCGTCACAGAGGTATGAGCAGGAGCAGGACAGCAGGTCCATTCTTTCCTGGATTTTCTCCATTTGGTCCATCCTTTTCTGGATTTGACACAG GGTTTTCTCCGTTCGGCCCAATGGGTGGAGGAAGCttcagctcattttcatcgtctcCATTTGGTGGTGGAGGTGGGATGAGAAACTTCACCTCCATTTCCACATCCACCAAATTCATCAACGGAAAGAGGATCACCACTAAACG TATTGTAGAGAACGGTCAAGAGAGAGTGGAGGTAGAGGAGGACGGTCAGCTCAAATCTCTCACAGTCAACGGTAAGGAGCAGTTACTCCGACTGGACAGCAAATGA